The following proteins are co-located in the Roseovarius arcticus genome:
- a CDS encoding CoxG family protein, whose amino-acid sequence MQMSDTRTIEADKATVWAALLSPEVLKECVPGATEVTGSAEDGFEAVVTQKVGPVKATFRGAVTVSNVVDQTSLTLTGEGKGGAAGFAKGAADVRLNEADGVTTLSYDVEAKVGGKLAQLGSRIVDGFAKKMADQFFTRLEEVIEGPKEGDDAPEVEKKSWLKRIIS is encoded by the coding sequence ATGCAGATGAGCGACACACGCACGATAGAGGCAGACAAGGCTACAGTCTGGGCCGCTCTTCTTAGCCCCGAGGTGTTGAAGGAATGTGTGCCGGGCGCGACCGAGGTGACAGGCAGCGCCGAGGACGGCTTTGAGGCTGTTGTCACCCAAAAGGTCGGCCCTGTTAAGGCGACGTTTCGCGGCGCAGTTACTGTCAGCAACGTCGTAGATCAAACCAGCCTGACCTTAACGGGGGAGGGCAAAGGCGGCGCGGCGGGCTTTGCCAAAGGCGCCGCCGATGTGCGCCTTAATGAGGCGGATGGCGTCACGACCCTCAGCTATGATGTCGAGGCCAAGGTGGGCGGCAAGCTGGCACAGTTGGGCAGCCGCATTGTCGATGGTTTTGCCAAGAAGATGGCCGATCAATTTTTCACTCGGCTAGAGGAAGTGATTGAGGGCCCCAAAGAGGGCGACGACGCGCCTGAGGTTGAGAAAAAGAGCTGGCTCAAGCGGATTATCAGCTGA